One region of Desulfovibrio intestinalis genomic DNA includes:
- a CDS encoding branched-chain amino acid ABC transporter permease, whose amino-acid sequence MLTIVQTLLAILALLCFGYAIKRVVSQKKLDCLLFLIVGVLFICAEQFSWLDGYWLSVLKFMGINIVFAASLNLVNGYMGEFSCGHAGFMCVGAYVGGLISVILFTQNKLLGAPLLPPEMAPLLFPLIILIAGAAASIFGLLVALPSFKTRDDYLAIITIAANYIIIALIINIDLVGGPRGLSGMRATVRAMERVADIPWMMIWVVLLVMVSVMMLYRLVNSTLGKGIPAVCQNEVAAEIMSVNTKRVKLVAFMVSAGIAGMAGAVYAHMFSSIYANSFGIMKSTEAMVMVYLGGMGSLSGSVMAAILFTLLIEVLRFALPALSDLMHNLPFVPDSFMISQEWKWVLIPLILILLMQFRPEGLLGNRELTQVFPRLKRLLTTARVE is encoded by the coding sequence ATGCTCACTATTGTGCAAACACTACTTGCGATCCTCGCCCTGCTCTGCTTCGGTTATGCCATAAAACGCGTCGTCAGCCAGAAAAAGCTCGATTGTCTGCTGTTCCTGATCGTCGGCGTGCTGTTTATCTGCGCCGAACAATTCTCGTGGCTGGACGGTTACTGGCTTTCAGTGCTCAAATTTATGGGAATAAACATCGTCTTTGCCGCCAGCCTCAACCTGGTTAACGGCTACATGGGCGAATTCTCATGTGGGCACGCGGGCTTTATGTGCGTGGGCGCCTATGTGGGCGGCCTCATTTCCGTCATTTTGTTTACCCAAAACAAGCTGCTTGGCGCACCCTTGCTGCCGCCAGAAATGGCCCCCCTGCTCTTTCCCTTAATCATTCTTATTGCAGGAGCCGCCGCCTCCATCTTCGGACTGCTGGTGGCCCTGCCCTCATTCAAAACCCGCGACGACTACCTGGCCATCATCACCATCGCGGCCAACTACATCATCATTGCCCTTATCATCAATATTGATCTGGTGGGCGGCCCGCGCGGCCTTTCGGGCATGCGTGCCACAGTGCGCGCAATGGAGCGCGTGGCAGACATCCCCTGGATGATGATCTGGGTTGTGCTGCTTGTAATGGTGTCTGTGATGATGCTCTATCGGCTGGTTAACAGCACTCTGGGCAAAGGCATTCCCGCTGTTTGCCAAAACGAGGTTGCCGCTGAAATCATGAGCGTCAACACCAAGAGGGTCAAACTTGTGGCCTTTATGGTGTCGGCGGGCATTGCGGGTATGGCGGGCGCGGTATACGCCCACATGTTCAGTTCCATTTACGCCAACAGTTTCGGCATCATGAAGTCCACCGAGGCTATGGTAATGGTTTACCTCGGCGGCATGGGCTCCCTTTCGGGCTCAGTGATGGCGGCCATTCTCTTTACCCTGCTCATCGAGGTGCTGCGCTTCGCCCTGCCCGCCCTGAGCGACCTCATGCACAATCTGCCCTTTGTGCCCGACAGCTTCATGATCAGCCAGGAATGGAAGTGGGTGCTCATTCCCCTTATTCTCATCCTGCTCATGCAGTTCCGTCCCGAAGGCCTTTTGGGCAACCGCGAACTTACCCAGGTCTTTCCCCGGCTGAAAAGACTGCTCACCACCGCGCGCGTGGAATAA
- a CDS encoding branched-chain amino acid ABC transporter permease, whose product MDFFLQQMLNALQWGSFYALIALGYTLVYGVLRLINFAHGDIFMVGAYIAFFVSTWLISGDGLGLPQQTVLWLTIPLTMILTAFVGVTIERVAYRPLRRKGAHRLYVVITALMCGLILENGNLAILGATKRKLPELIDKTVYSIGPLVITNLKLWVIVAAILVFIALQTIVTRTKVGMAMRAVSWDRFALPLMGIPLDSVIVVTFILGSGIAGLGGMLFAMCYPTLEPYMGAMIGWKAFIAAVVGGIGDIRGAFVGGFLLAFVEIMVVAFLPSTYMDLFSFTILLLILWMRPTGIFGTPQTTKI is encoded by the coding sequence ATGGACTTTTTTTTGCAGCAGATGCTCAACGCACTGCAATGGGGAAGTTTTTACGCGCTTATAGCCTTGGGCTACACCCTGGTGTACGGGGTGCTGCGGCTCATTAACTTTGCCCACGGCGATATTTTCATGGTGGGCGCGTACATTGCTTTTTTTGTTTCAACCTGGCTCATTTCCGGCGACGGCCTTGGCCTGCCGCAACAAACAGTGCTCTGGCTGACCATTCCTCTTACAATGATACTCACGGCTTTTGTGGGTGTAACCATTGAGCGCGTGGCCTACAGGCCTCTGCGCCGCAAGGGCGCGCACCGCCTTTATGTGGTCATAACGGCACTTATGTGCGGCCTCATCCTTGAAAACGGCAACCTTGCGATTTTAGGTGCCACCAAACGCAAACTGCCGGAACTTATTGATAAGACGGTCTATTCCATCGGCCCTCTGGTTATCACCAACCTGAAGCTCTGGGTCATTGTGGCGGCCATTCTTGTCTTCATCGCTTTGCAAACCATAGTCACACGCACCAAGGTGGGCATGGCCATGCGCGCCGTGTCATGGGACCGTTTTGCCCTGCCCCTTATGGGCATTCCTTTGGACAGCGTTATTGTGGTCACATTTATTCTCGGCTCGGGCATCGCCGGGCTGGGGGGCATGCTCTTCGCCATGTGCTATCCCACGCTTGAACCTTACATGGGCGCAATGATCGGCTGGAAAGCCTTCATCGCCGCCGTTGTGGGAGGTATTGGCGACATACGTGGAGCATTTGTGGGCGGCTTTTTGCTGGCTTTTGTGGAGATTATGGTGGTGGCCTTTTTGCCATCTACCTATATGGACCTGTTCTCCTTCACAATCTTGCTGCTCATTCTGTGGATGCGGCCCACAGGCATTTTCGGAACCCCCCAAACGACCAAAATCTAG
- a CDS encoding ABC transporter ATP-binding protein, producing the protein MALLEMKDVTQRFGGLIALSCFNIRIEENSLTGLIGPNGAGKTTVFNLASGFYHASEGDIVFDNYAYHSKLEPHEVTNLGMARTFQNIRLWSDMTVLDNICVSQYSRLGYGLLDAWFNTGRYGREEKRVKNKASHILEVMELSDVANELPKNLPYGLQRRVELARALSTDPKLLLLDEPAAGLNSSDVDGLIKHIGWIYDQFKIAIWMIEHQMKVVMSLCQHITVLEFGQIIASGTPQEIQSNPDVIKAYLGDENV; encoded by the coding sequence TTGGCACTGCTTGAAATGAAGGACGTGACGCAACGCTTCGGCGGTCTTATCGCGCTGTCATGCTTCAACATACGTATTGAGGAAAACAGCCTGACGGGCCTTATCGGGCCCAACGGTGCTGGCAAAACAACGGTATTCAACCTGGCTTCAGGATTCTACCACGCAAGCGAAGGGGACATCGTTTTTGATAATTACGCCTATCACTCCAAGCTTGAACCGCATGAAGTGACCAATCTGGGCATGGCGCGCACCTTTCAGAACATCCGCCTGTGGAGCGACATGACTGTTCTGGACAACATCTGCGTGTCGCAATACAGCCGCCTGGGCTATGGCCTGCTGGACGCGTGGTTCAACACTGGCCGCTACGGGCGTGAAGAAAAACGGGTAAAAAACAAGGCTTCCCACATTCTTGAGGTAATGGAACTCAGTGATGTAGCGAACGAACTGCCCAAAAACCTGCCTTACGGCCTGCAACGCCGGGTGGAACTGGCCCGCGCGCTTTCCACAGACCCCAAGCTGCTTTTGCTGGACGAACCAGCCGCCGGGCTCAACTCTTCGGACGTGGACGGCCTTATCAAGCACATTGGCTGGATTTACGACCAGTTCAAAATCGCCATCTGGATGATCGAGCATCAGATGAAGGTGGTCATGTCCCTTTGCCAGCACATCACGGTGCTGGAGTTCGGGCAGATCATCGCCAGCGGCACGCCGCAGGAAATTCAAAGCAATCCCGATGTCATCAAGGCATATCTGGGCGACGAAAACGTGTAA
- a CDS encoding ABC transporter substrate-binding protein, with amino-acid sequence MKLFKLATACALTLFMGQAALAAEQPIKIGFPIPLTGEIPKVGEGSKFAAEMLKEEINAKGGLKVGDKYYPLEFIYEDNESKPESAVNVTLKLIERDKVHAIVGPQSSRQAVPAGGVANDEEVPLITPWSTNPDATNGRPWVFRGAFLDPFQAPVAVDFASKQFKAKKAAVLFEVSNDYSKGLADNFKDAFEKTHGKGSVVAMESHGPKDQDFSAQLTKIIAAKPDFIFVPENYSFAALIVPQARDLGYKGPFMGSDAWGSAELFNLCGKDCVDQYFSTHYTAEGATGKTKEFIDKYKAKYGYVPDDVAALTWDSINIVLKAIQNGGKIDPDLKKQRTIIRDNMANLENFDGITGSMKFDANHDPIKCAVIVRVTDSGSFAFVESVCPK; translated from the coding sequence ATGAAATTGTTCAAGTTGGCGACTGCTTGTGCTCTGACACTCTTTATGGGGCAGGCGGCCCTTGCGGCGGAACAGCCCATCAAAATTGGCTTCCCTATTCCCCTTACGGGCGAAATTCCCAAGGTAGGCGAAGGTTCCAAGTTTGCAGCTGAAATGCTGAAGGAAGAAATCAACGCCAAGGGTGGCCTGAAGGTCGGCGACAAATATTATCCGCTTGAATTCATCTATGAGGACAATGAATCAAAGCCTGAATCTGCGGTTAACGTCACCCTCAAGCTGATCGAACGCGACAAGGTTCACGCCATCGTCGGCCCCCAGTCTTCGCGCCAGGCCGTGCCAGCAGGTGGCGTGGCCAATGACGAAGAAGTACCCCTCATCACCCCTTGGTCCACCAACCCTGATGCCACCAACGGTCGCCCCTGGGTGTTCCGCGGCGCGTTTCTTGACCCCTTCCAGGCTCCTGTAGCCGTGGATTTCGCCAGCAAGCAGTTTAAAGCCAAAAAAGCCGCGGTGCTCTTTGAAGTGTCCAACGACTATTCCAAAGGACTGGCCGACAACTTTAAGGACGCTTTCGAAAAAACACACGGCAAGGGTTCCGTGGTTGCTATGGAATCACACGGCCCCAAGGATCAGGACTTCTCTGCCCAGCTGACCAAGATCATCGCGGCCAAGCCCGACTTCATCTTTGTGCCTGAAAACTACAGCTTTGCAGCTCTTATCGTGCCGCAGGCGCGTGACCTTGGCTACAAAGGCCCCTTCATGGGTTCTGATGCCTGGGGTTCGGCGGAACTGTTCAACCTTTGCGGCAAAGACTGCGTGGACCAGTACTTCTCCACCCACTACACAGCCGAAGGCGCTACGGGCAAAACCAAGGAATTCATCGACAAGTACAAGGCCAAGTACGGCTATGTGCCTGACGACGTTGCCGCCCTTACCTGGGACTCCATCAACATCGTGCTGAAGGCCATTCAGAACGGCGGCAAGATCGACCCCGACCTCAAGAAGCAGCGTACGATCATTCGCGACAACATGGCCAACCTTGAAAACTTCGACGGCATTACCGGCAGCATGAAGTTCGACGCCAACCACGACCCCATCAAATGCGCCGTTATCGTGCGCGTTACTGACAGTGGCAGCTTCGCCTTTGTTGAATCAGTCTGCCCCAAATAG